The Patescibacteria group bacterium genomic interval CGATTTCCGATCTGGAACCGGAAACTATCTACTATTATCAGGTTAGGAGTCGTACTCAATTGGGCTCAGACAGCCGTTCGGAAAATTTTAGCTTTAAGACTTTAAGGAAGGAATTGGAAATAAACACTTATGCTGTGGAAAATATCAGTACGGAGAGAGCTATTTTCCGCTGGGTTACTAATATTGAGACCGATTCCCAAGTTAAATATGTGCCGTATCGCGGAGGTAAGCTAGCGGTTGAAGAAATGAAAACCGTAAAAAGTAAAGCCTTTTCCACAATTCACGAGATAACTGTAAGTGATTTTGAATCAGGTGTGGTTTATGAAATTGAATTATCCGGCAAAGATCCGGCCGGCCAGATAATCAGCAAGAAAATTGAGACATTTTCTACCGGCCAAGACGATCTACCGCCGGTAATCTATCAAGTGCAAACTGACTCTGCTTTGTCGGTGGGCAAGGAATCAAATGTGCAGACAATTATTTCTTGGCTGACTAACGAATTATCAACTGGTAAAGTCTATTATCAAAAAGGCGTTGGTCCGGTTGATGAACAGGCTTGGGAGGAAACGGCTTTAGACAGTAATTATACTAAAAAACATATCGCCGTAATCACCAAATTCGAGTCCGGAATGATTTATCGTTTTAAAATAGTAAGCGCTGATTCGGGCGGCAATGAAGCTACTTCTAATGTTTTTACTGTTTTAACGCCCAAACAAAAAGAGTCGGTATTCCAGGTGATTATGAATAATGCCGAAGATATTTTCGGTTGGACTAAGCAGTTAGGAATTTAATTTATGTCTAAGCCGATAATTAAGACTAAAGACCTAAATGTTACTTATTTCCTGGGTAAAAGCAACCAGGTTAATGCTTTAATTGGCATTAACTTGGAAATTTATCCGGGCGAGTTCATAATTTTTTTCGGGCCATCCGGTTGTGGTAAATCCACGTTGCTTTATTCCATTGCCGGTTTGGAAAAAAATATTACCGGTGATGTCTTTATTGCCGATAAAAATTTATCTCAGCTTAGGGAGAAAGAGATTGATAAGCATCGGCAAAAGGTCATCGGTATGATTTTCCAGGCTTATTATTTAATTCCTTCTTTGAGTGTAGTCAATAATATAGTTTTACCGCAGCTGCCTTTAGGCATCAACATTAAAGACCGGGAAACAAAAGCGTTGGAATTAATGAAATATTTCGGCGTTGAGGTTCAAGCCCGGAAATTGCCTAATGAGTTATCTGGTGGTCAGCAACAACGGGTAGCAATTTGTCGCGCCCTGATTAATGATCCGGAAATAATCTTAGCTGATGAACCGACCGGTAATTTGGATTCCAAGTCGGTTCAAGATGTAATGAAGTTGCTGGTCAAACTTAATGAGGAAAAAAAGAAGACTATTATTTTAGTCACCCATAACCCGGCAACTTTGGACTACGCCCATCGGGTTTTTTATATGCGAGATGGCAAATTGACTGACATCAAGAATAACCGCGAGGTTGGTACGATTCTGGATCAGGATAAATTTGTTGCCCCCGGTACTCCGGCTGAGAATCTGGAAAAACTGACGAAAACTCAAGCAGATTTGGCACTATTGGGGGGAGATAGCTTACTACTGGATATTAAGGCCAAAGCGATAGTCGCCGAAGCTCTTTCCGGACTTTCAACCGAAGAGATAGGGGAGATTGAATACAAAGTTAAGGGCTTATTGGTCAAAGGAGTTAGACAGAGCGGGAAGTTGAAATCATTTTTACAGGAAAGGGTTAACCCTTTTGGTCCGGCTTGGTCCAAAAAAAGGTCAGTGATTTTAGCCGATAAGATTTCTGCTATTGTTAAGGAAATCAGGAGCTTATCTTTAGTTGAGCGGGAAGCTAAAGGGTTAGTGGAGAGTAATATACATGGCTTATCCCAAGCCAAGGAATTAAGGAAGTATTTATTTGATTATTTTGATTTCACCGCTTCCGGAATCAATTCACTCAAGAGAATTGATGATTTATTAAAGGATTTTATTTTGGATAAGATAGACGAAACTGAATTAGCTAGGCTTTTGGATGAGTCGGTGGCGACCGGGGGAGCCGGTTTAAATCGTCGATTAGTCAGAAAAATAATCAAGCATTTGAGACTTTTAAAACTGGGAAAAATATAAGTTATGAATTTTTTTGATGCCCTAAATCTTTCATTAAGAATGTTTAAAAATCGTCCGCTTAGGACTTTGTTGACTATTCTAGGCGTCGGTGTCGGTATCGGCACAGTTTTATTTTTAGTGTCTTTTGGTTATGGCATCCAGCGGGCGATTTTGAGCCGCATTACCACTGCCGATTCTTTGTTGAGCTTAGATGTCAATCCTGGCGTATCCGGCTTAGTGGAAATAAATAAGGAAAATATCAGTAGCATGGCGACAATTCCCGGCGTAGTTGAGACCAGCCGTATGGCTAATATTTACTCGCAGATAAATTTTAACGGCAATTCTTCAGACGGTTTGTCATACATTATTGATCCGTCCTTTTTTCGTTTAGGCGGCATTAAGGTTTCAATTGGGCAAGAATTTTCAGAGACGGAAGAGGATAGCGCGGTTATTTCCACTGCTGTGGCCTCGTTGTTTAATGTTTTACCGGAGGAGATAATAGATCAGGAGATTGGCTTAACTTTTTATATTAATAAAGTTGATGAAAATGGCAATGAAGATATCCAAGCGATTCAAGCCAGCAGGAAATACAGAGTTGTCGGGGTAGTGGATGATGAGAATACCAGCTATGTTTTCGTACCTTTTGATGATATAACAGAGAGCCAAATAAATAAATTTGACCAGCTAAAGGTCAAAGTATCATCAGTGGAGGAGATGGGAGCAGTGCGCGATGGCATTATTGAAAAAGGTTTTTTAGTTTCTTCATTGTCTGACACGATTGATCAAGCTAATAAAATTTTTGGTGTAATCCAGATTATTTTGTCGTTATTCGGCTTAGTGGCGCTTTTGGTTTCCGCGATCGGCATGTTTAATACGATGACGATTGCTTTATTGGAACGGACTAACGAAATCGGTATTATGAGGTCAATTGGCATTACCGGCAAGGATATCAGAAAAATATTTTTATTGGAATCTGGCATCATGGGACTTATGGGCGGGTTGGGCGGAATCATAATCGGTTTTATAGGCGGATTATCGGTCAATTTGGCGATTAATATGTTAGCTAGGAATTTTGGCGGCAAAGCGCTCAATCTTTTTTATACGCCCTGGGAATTTATTTTTTTCATTGTTGTTTTTTCCATTATTGTCGGTGTTCTCACTGGTATTTATCCTTCGTTTAGGGCTTCCAAACTTAATCCGCTGGACGCTCTAAGATATAAATAAGTTCTGGTGATTACAACAGCCACAAACCTTTTAATCGGCCTTGCTGGACAATAAGGGCGGTATTTGGTAATTTATAGAAGGCAATGATTATTATTAGTAATATAGTTTATGTCTACTCACAAAGCGCATGGCGATTTTTCTGATTTTTTAGACTCTCGTGGCGTTATTACCTATGCCACCGGCAATGAGGTCTATGATGGTAAATTACTTAAGGCCATTATGGCTCAACAACCTAAAGAAGGAACCTTTATCGATTTTTATCCCGCGACTGAAATTCAGTCCGACCTAGATCTACTGGAACAAATAAAAGGAGATCCCAAGTATCGTCGAGAGCGCAGTTCGGCCGAAGTTTTGGGCGAAGCGGAGGTTTTTCGTTCTATTGCCAGGCGCGATTGGTTTGTTGGGGCTATAGCTAAAAAAGCCAGTGAGTATGATGATTTGGTCCATGGCACTGATGTCGTAGCTTACATACCAGATATTGATGATCCGGACAATGAAGAAGCCATGATTCCCTTAGCGATTGATGCAACAGTAACAACAGAAGAAGAAGTGATTGATAAAAAGATAACGACTTCTTTGGCGCGCGTCCGTTATCAAAAAAGAAGCCCGGGAAATAGAGGCGGAAGATTAACTAAATTGAAATATATCCGTGATGATGATGGACAGCCATTAAAACGGACGATGAATCATTGTATTTTGGCTCTAACCCCGGATAAGGCTAAGGTTTTAGGGCAAGAGAGTTTAGGCCAAGATATTTCTCCAGACATTAAATTGGAGACGGAATTGCAAAGCTTGTTGGCCGTTAGGCGGCAAGCCTTAGTCCACATAATTATCATACTTTCCGATTTTCATCTATGGGGCATAAATGAAAAGATTAAAAATGAACTAAGACTTGCCTTCCAGCAGGATGGCGGTCGGCAATTAGAAGTTGATATTATAACAGAATATTTGTCAAAGAATATAGAGTCGCTTAGGCAGAATTTGAAGCGGAAAAAACAAGCTCCGGAAATAGCAATAAGCTTAGAAGAGGATTGGAAAATTATGCGCTATTTTGATCAATTGATTAAGAATAAGAAAGCGTTGGAAAAAAATCAGGGGTGGTTTAATGCTGTTTATGAGGACTGTTTCAATGCATCAGAGCGTGTTACTGATTTGATATTATTAAATCCATATAAAAGCTAAATTTAAATAACAAAAAATAATCAGTCGCGGCTGATTATTTTTTTTGCCTATTTATTTAAGATAATTAGGATTTGCCTAAGATGATCGCAATGTCGGCGGAAGATTTTAAGCTAGCTGGCGCGGCAGTAGCGTCTACGCCGTAAATAATTTGCAATTCTGAAGTGGTTAACTGGTATTTGCCGCCGCTTAAATCATAAATTTTTATCGTCGTATATCCCTTGGTGGCGGCGTTGCCGCTATTTATTACATTAAATCCCTTGGTTTTCAAACGAGTCGCTTCTTGGCCGGCCCAGCCAGTTATCATTGTGCCGTTTAGCACTTCAATGCGTGCCCGTTCTTTTTGGTAAGTCGGCTCCCCTTGAATTGTCGGAT includes:
- a CDS encoding ABC transporter ATP-binding protein — protein: MSKPIIKTKDLNVTYFLGKSNQVNALIGINLEIYPGEFIIFFGPSGCGKSTLLYSIAGLEKNITGDVFIADKNLSQLREKEIDKHRQKVIGMIFQAYYLIPSLSVVNNIVLPQLPLGINIKDRETKALELMKYFGVEVQARKLPNELSGGQQQRVAICRALINDPEIILADEPTGNLDSKSVQDVMKLLVKLNEEKKKTIILVTHNPATLDYAHRVFYMRDGKLTDIKNNREVGTILDQDKFVAPGTPAENLEKLTKTQADLALLGGDSLLLDIKAKAIVAEALSGLSTEEIGEIEYKVKGLLVKGVRQSGKLKSFLQERVNPFGPAWSKKRSVILADKISAIVKEIRSLSLVEREAKGLVESNIHGLSQAKELRKYLFDYFDFTASGINSLKRIDDLLKDFILDKIDETELARLLDESVATGGAGLNRRLVRKIIKHLRLLKLGKI
- a CDS encoding ABC transporter permease, with the translated sequence MNFFDALNLSLRMFKNRPLRTLLTILGVGVGIGTVLFLVSFGYGIQRAILSRITTADSLLSLDVNPGVSGLVEINKENISSMATIPGVVETSRMANIYSQINFNGNSSDGLSYIIDPSFFRLGGIKVSIGQEFSETEEDSAVISTAVASLFNVLPEEIIDQEIGLTFYINKVDENGNEDIQAIQASRKYRVVGVVDDENTSYVFVPFDDITESQINKFDQLKVKVSSVEEMGAVRDGIIEKGFLVSSLSDTIDQANKIFGVIQIILSLFGLVALLVSAIGMFNTMTIALLERTNEIGIMRSIGITGKDIRKIFLLESGIMGLMGGLGGIIIGFIGGLSVNLAINMLARNFGGKALNLFYTPWEFIFFIVVFSIIVGVLTGIYPSFRASKLNPLDALRYK